A region of the Mesoterricola sediminis genome:
AGCTCATTGACGGCGGGCACGACGAGGATGGAGACCTGCCCGCGCGGATCCCGGTCGCAGGCCGCCGCCGTCTCCTTCCAGAGCCGGTCCAGGAGCTGCTGCACGTTCCGCGCCTGGGCCTGGTGGGCGGGGGTGTCCGGCGCCTCGCGGTAGTAGGCGATCCGGGCATCCAGGTACCGGCGGCACAGGTCCCGCAGGGGCGGTTGTTCCTCGGGCCGCAGCAGGTCCAGGCGGTCGTAGGCGGTGCCGATGGCGTTGGCCTCCTGGGCGATGACCATGCGCCGGGCGTCGTACCGGGTCGCCGCGCCCGAGAAGGTGAGGGCCATCACGAGGCCCAGGAGGCCGAACAGGGCCCCCTCCACCGGGCCCAGCTGGGTCCTGGCGTCCGGATGGGCTTCCCGGCGCGCGCAGCCCAGGCGACGCCCCACTTCCATCAGGACCAGCATCCCGGCGAGCAGGGCCAGGGAAACCCCCAAAGCTTCAAAAATGAAAGACATAGGCCGTCCGCCCCCCATGCCCCCCCAAGGTAGGCGGCGAACGGCCAAAGGCCAGTCCGGGGTTCAGGCTTCGGGCCCGGCCCCTTCCGGTCCCGGGGACCCGAGGCCGGCGAGGCGCTCCCGGATCAGGGACCGCGCCTCCTGGAGCGTGGCCCCCTCCGCCTCCAGCGCCTCGCAGGCGGCCTGGTAGGGGACGGACGCGGCCCGGAGGGCCTGGACGATGCCTTGGATGCGGGGTTCCACGGAGCACACCAGATGGGATTGGATGAATCAAGCTTACCGCCACAGGCCTTGCCTGGCAAATTCACGTCAAGCGGCTGCGGAGATGATGCAAAGCGTCCCATTTCCCGTCCGGCGGGTTCCGGGCGCCGCTAGAATGCCCCCACACCAGGGAGACAAGCCATGCGGTCGCTCGGCCATATCCTTCTGGGCGGAGTCCAGTTCGGCGAAGACGAGGAGCACGCCCAGTTCCAGTTCCGCTTCCTCTTCGTCATCGTCCTGTCCGGGATCTTCACCTCCGGGAGCTTCATCCTCGGCCACCTGGCCGAGGCCAATCCCATGGGGCCCGTCCACGCCACGGTCATGGGCCTCCACATCGCCGCCTGCGCCATCCTGGCCGGGCTCCTCTACGGCCGCAGGGACCGCTTCCGGGGCGTGGCCTGGGCCTACGGGGCCATCTGCCTGGGGGTGATGACCTCCGCCCTGGTCCACGTGCCCGCGGACGAGCTCCGGATCCTCTGGTTCTTCCTGAGCCTCCCCGCCTTCCACCTCCTCCTGGGCCCCCGGGCCGGGGCCGCCTACGCCGTGGCCGCGATGGCCATCATCCTCGCCCTGAACCCCCGGCTCACGGCGGCCTATTCCGTCCACGCCCTCGCCACGGCCCTGGTCGGGATGACCTACCTCGCGATCGTCTTCCACGCCTTCTCGAGCCGCTCGATCTCGTACCACGCGCAGCTGGTGGCCTCCAAGCAGCGCCTCCGCGCGTGGTCCCTGCGCGACCCCCTGACGGGCCTGGCCAACCTGCGGGCCTACCGCGGGGCCGCGGACCAGGCCCTGGCGCTGGCGCGGCGGACCGGGACTCCCCTCGCGGTCCTCTTCATCGACCTGGACCACTTCAAGCGCATCAACGACACCCACGGCCACGAGGCCGGCGATGCGGTCCTCGTGGCCGTGGCCCGGTGCCTGGCCTCCGAGGTCCGGTCCTCGGACACGGCAGGGCGCATCGGCGGGGAGGAATTCGCGGTGCTCCTGCCCGCCACGGACGGCGCCGGCGCCCTGGCCCTGGGCGAGAAGCTCCGGCGGGCCGTGGAGGCCCTGGAGATCCCCGCGGGGAGCGCCCGCCTCCGCGTCACCGCCAGCATCGGGGTGGCCGGGCTTTCGGGACACCACGCCGCCTACGAGGCCCTCCAGGCGGAGGCCGACGCCGCCATGTACCGGGCCAAGCAGGGCGGACGCAACCGCGTCGCGGTGCTCACGGACGACGGGGCCGGCACGGGCGGTCCGCCGCCCCTGGAGCCGGCGGCCTTCGAGGCCGCGAACTGCCCCGCCTGCGCCTTCGGGCGGGGCGAGGGCACGTGCCCCCTCGCGGCGGTGGTGCGGACCCACGCCCATGCCCGCGCCGAGGCCGGCGAGATCCTCCTGGCCCTGGCGCCGCCCGACGGCGCTGGAGGGCGGGCCTGCGCCCTGGGCCGGAACCCGGCCGCCTGAGGCGCGGAAGCCCGGGGGGCCCAGGTATGATGGGCTGGGACGCCCCGCCGCCCCGCCCCGATCCCCATGACCCGGGTGGCCCCGGCCGCCCCAGCCCAGGACCCCCATGGAACGCCTCATCGCTGGCTCGCCCGAGTCCCGCAGCCTCGACCTCGCCGCCGTCAACCTGGCCCGGATCCAGGCCCTCTTCCCGGACGCCGTGGTGGAGGGGCGGCTCGAGGTGGAAGCCCTCCGCCTGGCGGTCGGCGAACCGATCAGCGAGGGGGAGGAGCGCTACGGCCTCACCTGGCACGGCAAACGCCGGGCGAAGCAGTTGGCCCTGACCCCCTCCACCGGCACCCTGCGCCCCCGCCCGGAAGAGAGCCTCGACTGGGACACCACCCGGAACCTGGTGATCGAGGGGGACAACCTGGAAGTGCTCAAGCTCCTCCAGAAGCCCTTCGCGGGGCGGGTGAAGCTGATCTACATCGACCCGCCCTACAACACCGGCCGGGATTTCGTGTACCCCGACAGCTACCAGGACACCCTGCGCAACTACCTGGAGGTCACGGGCCAGGCCGAGGAGGGGGCCCGGATCAGCTCCAACACCGAGGCCTCGGGCCGCTTCCACACCGACTGGCTGAACATGATGCTCCCCCGGCTCAGGCTGGCCCACAGCCTCCTCCAGCCGGCGGGGACCCTCCTGGCCTCCTGCGACGACAACGAGATGCCCCGCCTGCGCCTGCTCCTGGACGAGCTCTTCGGGGAGGAGAACTTCGTGGCCCAGCTGGTCTGGCAGCGCTCGCGGAAGGGCGACGCCAAGCTCATCGCCACCGTCCACGAGTACGTGCTCTGCTACGCCCGGGACAAGGAGGCCCTCCTGGAGGCCGGGATCTGGCGGAAACCCAAGGAGGGCGCCGACGAGGTGCTGGCCCACTACCGGGCCCTCCGGGCCCGGCTGGGCGGGGACCACGCCGCGATCCGCGAGGCCATGCAGGCCTTCTACCGGGGCCTGCCGGAGGGCGATCCCCGGCGGGCCCACCGGCACTACAACTGGTCCGACGACCGGGGCCTCTACTTCGCCGCCGACTTCGCCGGCCCGGACGACGGGCGTGCCTCCCGCCCCCGCCACGACATCCTCCACCCGGTCACGGGCAGGCCCTGCAAGAAGCCCTCCACGGGGTGGCGCTGGGACCAGGCCAAGACGGATTGGGCCCTGGCCCAGGTCCCGCCCCGGATCCACTTCGGCCCCGACGAGACCACCATTCCCACCCGGAAGAGCTACCTG
Encoded here:
- a CDS encoding bestrophin-like domain codes for the protein MSFIFEALGVSLALLAGMLVLMEVGRRLGCARREAHPDARTQLGPVEGALFGLLGLVMALTFSGAATRYDARRMVIAQEANAIGTAYDRLDLLRPEEQPPLRDLCRRYLDARIAYYREAPDTPAHQAQARNVQQLLDRLWKETAAACDRDPRGQVSILVVPAVNELANIVTTRAMTSQLHPPGVIYAMLLVLASSGALVAGYASAEERNRSWLHHLGFALIFSVTVYVVIDLEHPRLGFIRLQASDRVLEDLRTRIQGPGQVTAP
- a CDS encoding GGDEF domain-containing protein, which translates into the protein MRSLGHILLGGVQFGEDEEHAQFQFRFLFVIVLSGIFTSGSFILGHLAEANPMGPVHATVMGLHIAACAILAGLLYGRRDRFRGVAWAYGAICLGVMTSALVHVPADELRILWFFLSLPAFHLLLGPRAGAAYAVAAMAIILALNPRLTAAYSVHALATALVGMTYLAIVFHAFSSRSISYHAQLVASKQRLRAWSLRDPLTGLANLRAYRGAADQALALARRTGTPLAVLFIDLDHFKRINDTHGHEAGDAVLVAVARCLASEVRSSDTAGRIGGEEFAVLLPATDGAGALALGEKLRRAVEALEIPAGSARLRVTASIGVAGLSGHHAAYEALQAEADAAMYRAKQGGRNRVAVLTDDGAGTGGPPPLEPAAFEAANCPACAFGRGEGTCPLAAVVRTHAHARAEAGEILLALAPPDGAGGRACALGRNPAA
- a CDS encoding site-specific DNA-methyltransferase; translated protein: MERLIAGSPESRSLDLAAVNLARIQALFPDAVVEGRLEVEALRLAVGEPISEGEERYGLTWHGKRRAKQLALTPSTGTLRPRPEESLDWDTTRNLVIEGDNLEVLKLLQKPFAGRVKLIYIDPPYNTGRDFVYPDSYQDTLRNYLEVTGQAEEGARISSNTEASGRFHTDWLNMMLPRLRLAHSLLQPAGTLLASCDDNEMPRLRLLLDELFGEENFVAQLVWQRSRKGDAKLIATVHEYVLCYARDKEALLEAGIWRKPKEGADEVLAHYRALRARLGGDHAAIREAMQAFYRGLPEGDPRRAHRHYNWSDDRGLYFAADFAGPDDGRASRPRHDILHPVTGRPCKKPSTGWRWDQAKTDWALAQVPPRIHFGPDETTIPTRKSYLEEIDSEPFSSVFYRDGRSATLEVEALVGKGWFPFPKNTDVLAELIALATGPEDLVLDFFAGSGSTGHAVWKLNAGSGSARRFILVQLPEPTGREPYRTIADITRRRLREAAAQLRAGGARGDLGFRAYRLDTSNLRAWNPRPDDLAGTLFEATDNLVEGRTPEDLLAELFLKLGFDPATPVATRAIAGHTVHSAGGGLLMACLDAAIGADYEALAQGIADWRSELSPAGETTLVFRDGAFADDVAKTNLTAILAQRGLSHVRSL